The following are encoded together in the Lycium ferocissimum isolate CSIRO_LF1 unplaced genomic scaffold, AGI_CSIRO_Lferr_CH_V1 ctg6748, whole genome shotgun sequence genome:
- the LOC132045478 gene encoding probable beta-1,3-galactosyltransferase 8, translating into MLFFMKNIAKAANSRVLLAEEKKVNSGGRVWVPVWLPNSKMRSGKLPVSGKTIMLLCIASFLAGSLFSSRIWTQPNSEMNTDLVIPTISNHEKLRTISRTECDHKRKLVESNDGDIMGEVMKTNQAIQSLDKSISTFEMELAIARTRQTISQNAKENRGSNHSIPNKAFMVIGINTAFSSRKRRDSLRETWMPKGDKLRKLEKEKGIVIRFVMGHSATPGGVLDRAIDSEDAQYKDFLRLDHVEGYHELSTKTRLYFSKVVSIWDAHFYVKVDDDVHLNLGTLAGTLAKYKSKPRVYIGCMKSGPVLSQKGLKYHEPEYWKFGEEGNKYFRHATGQIYAISRDLAAYISINSGILHRYANEDVSLGSWLIGLEVEHVDERSLCCGTPPDCEWKAKGGNMCVASFDWSCSGVCKSVERMKDVHHSCGEGDTAVWTLANAL; encoded by the exons ATGTTGTTCTTCATGAAGAATATTGCAAAAGCAGCAAACAGTAGGGTGCTGCTGGCCGAGGAAAAGAAGGTAAACAGCGGTGGCCGAGTTTGGGTCCCGGTGTGGCTGCCAAATTCAAAAATGAGATCAGGAAAGCTGCCGGTCTCTGGGAAAACCATAATGCTATTATGCATCGCAAGCTTTCTGGCAGGATCGCTTTTTAGTAGCCGGATATGGACTCAACCTAATTCTGAAATGAATACCGACCTCGTGATCCCCACAATCTCCAATCATGAGAAGCTTAGAACCATTTCACGTACTGAATGTGATCACAAGCGT aAATTAGTTGAAAGCAATGACGGAGACATCATGGGGGAAGTCATGAAGACTAATCAAGCTATTCA aTCACTTGATAAAAGTATATCAACATTTGAGATGGAACTAGCAATAGCTCGGACAAGGCAAACAATCAGCCAAAATGCAAAGGAAAACAGAGGTTCAAATCACAGCATTCCGAATAAAGCATTTATGGTGATTGGAATCAATACCGCATTCAGCAGCAGGAAAAGACGTGATTCTCTTAGAGAAACATGGATGCCTAAAG GAGATAAGCTAAGGAAGCTAGAGAAAGAGAAGGGCATAGTGATACGTTTTGTGATGGGACACAGTGCTACACCAGGAGGAGTTTTGGATCGTGCCATTGATAGTGAGGATGCTCAGTACAAAGATTTCCTTCGACTTGACCACGTTGAGGGTTATCATGAGCTCTCCACTAAGACCAGATTGTATTTCTCTAAAGTTGTCTCCATTTGGGACGCTCACTTCTACGTTAAAGTGGATGATGATGTCCATCTCAACTTGG GTACGCTTGCTGGCACATTAGCAAAATACAAATCCAAACCAAGAGTCTATATTGGGTGCATGAAGTCAGGGCCAGTTCTTTCCCAAAA AGGATTGAAGTATCATGAGCCTGAGTATTGGAAATTTGGAGAAGAAGGGAACAAGTATTTCAGGCATGCCACGGGTCAAATATATGCCATCTCCAGGGACCTTGCTGCTTACATCTCCATCAACTC GGGCATATTACATAGATATGCAAATGAAGACGTTTCATTGGGATCATGGTTAATTGGGCTGGAAGTGGAACATGTGGATGAACGTTCACTGTGCTGTGGGACACCTCCGGATTGTGAATGGAAGGCAAAAGGAGGGAATATGTGTGTGGCATCGTTTGATTGGTCATGCAGTGGAGTATGCAAGTCGGTAGAGAGGATGAAAGACGTGCATCACTCATGCGGCGAAGGTGATACAGCTGTTTGGACTCTTGCTAATGCTCTCTAG